The following are from one region of the Cloacibacterium normanense genome:
- a CDS encoding thioredoxin family protein, with the protein MKTTLSMFFLWVFSFSFSQVNWMTMEQALTAQKTNPKKILIDFYADWCGPCKLMDKQTYSHPIISKYINENFYAVKFNAEGNQTVNFYDRVFTNPDFANKAKSKNAMHQFAKFMNVNGYPALVFLDENAQPITNLMGFFSAKELEPYITLFSKGEYKNIKTREQWENYQKKFKSKIKE; encoded by the coding sequence ATGAAAACTACTTTATCGATGTTTTTTCTTTGGGTGTTCAGTTTTTCCTTTTCACAAGTGAATTGGATGACGATGGAACAAGCGTTAACTGCTCAAAAAACCAATCCAAAAAAGATTCTCATCGATTTTTATGCAGATTGGTGTGGACCGTGTAAATTGATGGATAAACAAACCTATTCACATCCTATTATTTCTAAATACATCAATGAAAATTTTTACGCTGTAAAATTCAACGCAGAAGGCAATCAGACGGTTAATTTTTATGATAGGGTTTTTACCAATCCTGATTTTGCTAACAAGGCAAAAAGCAAAAATGCAATGCACCAGTTCGCGAAGTTTATGAATGTCAATGGATATCCAGCTCTGGTATTTTTAGACGAAAATGCTCAACCGATTACCAATTTGATGGGATTTTTCTCTGCCAAAGAATTAGAACCTTATATCACTTTGTTTTCTAAAGGCGAATATAAAAATATCAAAACCCGTGAACAATGGGAAAACTATCAGAAAAAATTTAAATCCAAGATTAAAGAGTAA
- a CDS encoding peptide MFS transporter: MNLTLEQIQDFKGKYPRQIWSLFFSEMWERFCFYGMRGMLVFFMISQLNFGDEQANLQYGATQAFVYAFTFVGGLFADKILGFRKSLFWGGLLMIVGSVILSIDPHQFFFLGIAFTVVGTGFFKPNISTMVGKLYKAGDSRTDAGFSLFYAGINLGALLGGYFCIAIGKGEMFSSFIPEDKRWNVAFSLAAIVMVVSLVNFIFTQRRLGPIGLQPQTLNADGTFSPMAKWKEYGVYVLSLVFVPIIMTMVSITEYTDLFMYIVGPLTLIYLFYEMTKVTPAERKKLWAALVFIIFSILFWGIYEQSGGSLSIFAANNLNKDLLGLDPNGVNNSGGAFFIIFLAPIIGLLWIWLSERKLEPNTLIKFGLGFIFLGLGYYLLFATKFFANLQGITSLNIFTIALLVITFGELCLSPIGLSIMTKLSTEKLQGMMMGMWFLASAYGQYVAGIIGANMASAREGATNYEKLITYTEGYKDLGIYALVAGLVLILISPFVKKLMQEVH, translated from the coding sequence ATGAATTTAACTCTCGAACAAATTCAAGATTTTAAAGGCAAATATCCTCGCCAGATTTGGTCACTCTTTTTCTCTGAAATGTGGGAACGTTTCTGCTTCTACGGAATGCGCGGAATGCTTGTGTTCTTCATGATTTCTCAACTTAATTTCGGAGACGAACAAGCCAATCTTCAATATGGAGCTACTCAAGCTTTTGTATATGCTTTTACTTTTGTGGGCGGACTTTTTGCAGATAAAATCCTTGGTTTCAGAAAATCTTTATTTTGGGGAGGTTTACTGATGATTGTTGGGAGTGTTATTTTATCCATAGATCCACACCAGTTTTTCTTTTTAGGAATTGCTTTTACCGTTGTAGGAACAGGATTTTTTAAACCCAATATTTCTACTATGGTAGGGAAACTTTATAAAGCGGGAGATTCTAGAACAGATGCAGGTTTCTCATTGTTTTATGCAGGAATCAACTTAGGCGCTTTATTGGGTGGTTATTTCTGTATCGCTATTGGTAAAGGCGAAATGTTTTCTAGTTTTATTCCAGAAGATAAAAGATGGAACGTAGCTTTCAGTTTGGCGGCTATTGTTATGGTGGTAAGTTTGGTGAATTTTATCTTTACTCAAAGAAGATTAGGACCTATCGGTTTACAGCCTCAAACATTAAATGCAGATGGAACTTTTTCACCTATGGCAAAATGGAAAGAATATGGAGTTTATGTCCTTTCTTTGGTTTTTGTACCAATAATTATGACGATGGTTTCTATAACCGAATACACAGATTTATTTATGTATATTGTAGGTCCATTGACGCTCATTTATCTTTTTTATGAAATGACAAAGGTTACACCAGCCGAAAGAAAAAAACTTTGGGCGGCTTTGGTTTTTATTATTTTCTCTATTCTTTTTTGGGGAATTTATGAACAGAGTGGAGGTTCTTTGAGCATTTTTGCTGCGAATAATCTGAACAAAGACTTACTAGGATTAGACCCGAATGGAGTGAACAATTCTGGAGGTGCATTTTTCATTATTTTCCTAGCTCCAATTATTGGTTTATTATGGATTTGGCTCAGTGAAAGAAAATTGGAACCCAATACTTTAATCAAATTTGGTTTAGGATTTATCTTTTTAGGATTAGGATATTATCTGCTTTTTGCGACTAAATTTTTCGCCAATCTTCAAGGGATAACATCATTAAATATTTTCACAATTGCTTTATTGGTCATTACTTTTGGTGAATTGTGTTTGTCGCCGATTGGTTTGTCTATTATGACGAAACTTTCTACTGAAAAGTTACAAGGAATGATGATGGGAATGTGGTTTTTGGCTTCAGCTTACGGACAATATGTTGCAGGAATTATTGGCGCAAACATGGCTTCAGCAAGAGAGGGTGCAACCAACTATGAAAAACTAATTACTTACACAGAAGGATATAAAGATTTAGGAATCTATGCTTTAGTAGCTGGTTTGGTACTGATTTTGATATCTCCTTTTGTGAAAAAATTAATGCAAGAGGTTCATTAA